The Anolis carolinensis isolate JA03-04 chromosome 1, rAnoCar3.1.pri, whole genome shotgun sequence genome window below encodes:
- the LOC134297993 gene encoding VIP peptides-like yields MEYRSGFQYLLSFALLYVFCSQTLALSSLGTYAAMRYDEQMPVKRHSDAVFTNNYSRLRKRIAVKKYLDSILTEEKRQKKPKPPSLQDETEWYDPAFSGDDDGVTIEDCELLRHLPLDL; encoded by the exons ATGGAATACAGAAGTGGCTTCCAGTATCTCCTGTCCTTTGCGCTTCTTTATGTTTTCTGCTCCCAAACTCTTGCTTTATCTTCTTTGGGAACATATGCAGCAATGAG GTATGATGAACAGATGCCAGTCAAACGCCACTCTGATGCTGTCTTCACTAACAATTACAGTCGCCTTCGAAAGCGGATAGCTGTGAAGAAGTATTTGGACTCTATCTTAACTGAAGAAAAAAG GCAGAAAAAACCGAAACCACCGAGCCTTCAGGATGAAACAGAGTGGTATGATCCTGCATTTTCAGGAGACGATGATGGCGTCACTATAGAAGATTGCGAACTGCTGAGGCACCTCCCTTTG GACCTTTGA